The following proteins are encoded in a genomic region of Ostrea edulis chromosome 7, xbOstEdul1.1, whole genome shotgun sequence:
- the LOC130048649 gene encoding uncharacterized protein LOC130048649 gives MAARRDPIYNFQTLPGFRYRLVVVAEERVGQNWVVRSQNDLSTFSPFDRSGAREIIDRVRAEYEGRARRRTARMSTGTRPRRRAPQPPSPPPPYSPVTPTAPPPPAIPSAPEEYSPVPMSESPTSPVEYSPRSPSPAPPPSPAQSPSLLVADTPPPSPPRPAAPARPPPPTIRSAGRTPPPRPTHAPVASHPPTNHPMTVPGWADRAVPIWFKCPVCWQDRVHSGITCRGCGQRPACCLCVEQLEERRQTRGRCPLCRFTGARH, from the coding sequence ATGGCTGCAAGAAGAGATCCTATTTACAACTTCCAGACCCTGCCTGGATTCCGGTACCGGCTGGTAGTGGTGGCTGAGGAACGGGTAGGGCAGAATTGGGTCGTTCGTTCTCAGAACGACCTGAGTACCttctcccctttcgaccggAGTGGGGCCCGTGAGATCATCGACCGGGTGCGGGCAGAGTATGAAGGGAGGGCACGCCGCCGCACCGCCCGGATGTCCACGGGTACGAGACCGCGCCGACGGGCCCCACAGCCAccctcaccaccaccaccttacTCCCCGGTGACGCCTACAGCACCACCACCACCAGCGATCCCATCGGCACCGGAGGAATACAGCCCGGTGCCGATGAGCGAGTCGCCAACGTCACCGGTGGAGTACTCACCGAGGTCACCGTCCCCCGCGCCACCTCCAAGTCCAGCCCAGAGTCCGTCGCTGTTGGTCGCAGACACGCCGCCACCATCACCGCCGAGACCAGCAGCCCCTGCAAGACCCCCACCACCGACCATCCGGTCTGCAGGGAGGACTCCGCCACCGAGACCGACCCACGCACCTGTGGCAAGTCATCCCCCGACGAACCACCCTATGACTGTCCCTGGCTGGGCAGATAGGGCGGTTCCTATCTGGTTTAAGTGCCCTGTCTGCTGGCAAGACAGGGTACACTCTGGAATTACGTGCAGGGGATGTGGGCAGCGCCCAGCTTGCTGCTTGTGCGTGGAACAGTTAGAAGAGCGGCGACAGACCCGGGGACGGTGCCCGTTATGCCGGTTTACCGGAGCCAGGCATTGA